The segment cagcaacaacaacacgtTATAACAGTTAAGATAGGGGCCAGCAAAGTGGCTCAGCAGATCTGAGTGTTCAAAGTGCATGCTGGGTAAAGCTTGCTAAGCTgtttgactcccagaacccacaacgAAAGGAGACAaccaatgtctgtctgtctgtcctcccctgtgtgtgtgtgtgtgtgtgagagagagagagacagagacagagacagacagagacagacagacatacattgtgagctgccatgtgggtgctgggaattgaaccctggtcctctggaagagcagtcagtgttcttaaccactccactgagccacctctccaaccccacaTCTCCCTTACTTTACTAAGCTACAGCTCTCACCTTTTCACTTACAGGAAGCCCTTTAAAGCTCCACCATCGGTGTTTCCAAGTCTCCTCCTCTTGCCCTTTGGGGCCACTCTTAGTAAAACAAGGGTCACTAGAACACAAACACTCAGTGCAGTGACAGTCAAGCCCAGGTAGTAGCTCAGTGACTACACAAGCGGGTGGCAAGTATGGCATGAGACACCAGGCAAATAGATGACTCACATCTGGGGCAGGAGATGTCATGAGGCAAGATGAGCCCTAGGAGGCTCATAACAGTGCAAAATCCAAAACTTGCTATCCTGGGTGTGGTAACCCATGCCTGTAGCCCCAGCTTCAGGAatgtgagacaggaggatcactgaatCCGAGGCCCTACTTGtccacatagtgagaccatgtctgcCCTCCTCAAGCCTtgggttaaattcccagcaccaactgAACCAGGCACGATGGTGCTtgtctgtaatccaagcactatGGTTGTGAAGGCTTGAAGATCACAGTGAATTCCAACCCAGCccgtgctacatagtgagactctgtctcaacccTTTGTAAAGCCTGGGGTTCACTCCCCTGCACAGAATTAACTAGGTGTAATGgtgcttgcctgtaatcccagcactggggaggtggaggcagatggattagacgttcaaggtcatcctcagacaCAGAGTGAATCCTAGGCCACGAgacttctccccttccccctgccaccccccccccactcccccaaacaacacaacaaaacacccCTGCCCTCCGAATTAttttttctggaattttctactCGATATTTGCAGGGTGAAGTTGATTCCAAGTACTCAGCTATGGAAGATGCAACCTAAAACGAGAGACCTGCTGCGCTCCTCTTGGAATTTGTAGCCTCACATTCAATGCCAACTTTCTTTGGAAGGAGACTTGGGAGGGTCTGAGAGCCATGAGGATGGTGCTGAAAAGACTCGATTCCGTTCTGGAATTCTGCCGCCAGGCGGCGCTGCTTTGAAGAGCCAGGCAGCTACCTGCTGGAGCCCGACCTTCCACCAGGGGGCGGAGGTCTCCAGAGAGGCCCTCCGGGCCCCGCTGGCCTCGGAGCCAAGTCTTAAAGAGGAGCCTGGACCCAAGCTTCTCCTCAGCGACTGATGATGTTAAACTATACGCTTCTGTGATTGGTTTAGCCGTGGTAAGACGGGCTGCTATTGGAGATGCTCTGTTGAAACGTGATGGATCTGGAAGGGAGCTGGGCACCCGACACTCGAGTGGTAGCTCCCATTTACTGTGGGTGTTAAGGTATGGAGCATGAGCAGAAGTCAGGAGCTGTGCTGCTGAGGCTGCTGCGCCTTCTGTGGCTGCTGCCCCACTCCTGGGCGGTGCTCGAAGGTAAGACGCTGGCTGCCCTTTTGCGTGCGTCCTGAGGGCGGTCGAGACCAGGGGACTCAACAGAGCAGATAGATGATCCTTGGACTTGTTGAATGCTGGGCGGGGCTCTATTGCATGGAGAGGGTAACAGACCCTGAGGGAGAGGGCTGCTGTTCACGAATGGCAAGCAACCATGTATTTCTCTGTCTATGTGCTAGCCACTTTTCAAACGAAGAAAATGAGACTCTGCTGACTTAAAGGACCTGGGCACGTTCAGCAAGTGGGGAAATGACAGAGCTGGGGTTGGAGCAAAATAAGAGTTGTTGCCAAGTCATGTGTGGTGGTGCAGGACAGTAATCCCAGCCGTCAAAGTGGAGGCAGCatggtcaagagttcaaggccagcctctgctacatagcaagactcagCCTCAAAAGTCTGcgaaataatttacatttttccaATAGGGATCCTACCATAGTCTGTTGTCAGCCCACAGTCTTGACATGTCTCTTAGTTTCTTCtccaggaaggatggggcaggatGTAAGAACAACCTGGAAGGTCCCTCTCATAGTGTTTGCTATTCTGGGTGTTTGCTGAAAAGTCTGCTGTCTGGGGGATTCCTGTCAGGAGTTTCAAAGAAGATTGTTATTTCCTGCAGCCAGGGGTTCAGGCCCCCCAGTTCTGTCAGCACAAGGTCTGGAGTGTTTAGGTCAGGGAATAGGTTGTCAGAGAGGGCCAGGTGCTGCCGAAGTGGCCAAGCAAGTCCAGAGACTGGTTTACTTTTACACTGTGTCTGGGGTAGCCCGGGGCCACATCATTATGGTTTAGGAAGGCCATGGCCCTTCCCCACACCCCTCAATGTGGGAATCACATCTGTGGCTCCTGGACTAGGTGAGGGTGTCCACTGTGCTGTGGTCCTGGGCTTGGTGAGGACTTGAGGCTGACTCCATGGCTGGTGCCTTTGAGCTGTGCACAGACTCGAGCAGCAGAAGGGCTTGGCCCATTGCTGCCTTCCGGacacttttgctttcttttttgtttgcttgatttttcgAGACGGAGACTGGTGCACCCCAGTCTGGCTGTACGTAGCTGAGGGTGGTCTTAGGCTTTAGATCCTCTCCCACAATTCCAAGGACTGGCATCACAtgtgtgagtcaccatgcctgactctaCTTCCCAGGTGTACACAGTTGCTTTTGTATGTGTAAGGAACTTTGGAAAGATTCCTTGATTTTCCCCCCCTCTCCCACTGGGAGGAGGAACTTAAGCAGCAGGTATAGGGGGGTTGGTCATATCTCTGCTGCACCCCCAATATAGAgacctcactgtgtgtgtgtccaagccCTGAACTCACTGTCTCTTTGCAGCATCTACACCAGTGTTCTGGGATGACCCACAGAACCACACATTCCGGCACACTCTATTCTGCCAGGACGGGATTCCCAACATAGGGCTCTCGGAGACCTATGACGAGGACGAACTCTTCTCCTTCGACTTCTCCCAGAACACCAGAGTGCCCCGACTGCCTGACTTTGCAGAGTGGGCTCAGGGACAGGGGGATGCCTCTGCCATTGCATTTGACAAAAGCTTCTGCGAGATGTTGATGCGGGAAGTGAGCCCGAAGCTTGAAGGTCAAATCCCAGTGTCCAGAGGTCAGGGACAAGGAGTGGcatttgggggtggagggagggctgCCATCTTACTCCCGCCAACCTCTCCACACTATCTCTCACTTTTCCTACCTCCTGGCTCTGTTTGGGTTTTTCTTCTCTACGTCAACACTTCTCTTGTCAGCTACAGTCTGTACCATGTTTTGTGATGGGGAGGAGGCAGCTGAAGGCATCGAAATCTATTGAACTTCATGACCCCACTGCATGCATTCTCATTACCGTGCCCGGCAAGATGGAGGGATGAGCTTGTGTTTTAACAAGAAGCCAGTGTCAGATGCCAACCTGGCTACAgacaggaagtcagggcagagggGTCCATCCACACAGTGTCCTAGCTGCAGTTTTTGCCGGGAAGACCCTTCTTGGACCCCCAAATGTCCTCATCTCTCTGTTGGTTCCTTGTCTGCCCTCCCCTACACGCTTCTCAACTCTCCAAACAGCAGCACTGTCTAAACTTTCCCCTTCTCCTGATACCCGCCCCCCCAGGTTTGCCTGTGGCAGAGGTATTCACACTGAAGCCCCTGGAGTTTGGCAAGCCCAACACGTTGGTCTGTTTCATCAGCAACCTCTTTCCACCGACCCTGACCGTGAACTGGCAGCTTCACTCGGCCCCTGTGGAGGGAGCCAGCCCCACATCCATCTCAGCTGTCGATGGGCTGACCTTCCaggctttctcttatttaaacTTCACACCGGAACCCTTTGACCTTTACTCCTGCACTGTGACACACGAGATTGACCGCTACACGGCAATTGCCTATTGGGGTGAGGCCCTTTTCCATGGAAGTCCGGTCCTTCAAGGGGTGAAAAGGCCCAGGCCCGTGGGTGGGGCCCTCTAATTTTACTTGGTCTCCTTGAGTCTAGTCTCCACTCTAGCCAACTTCGGGCTTCCATGATCCAATTCTTCCTCATTATCCCGGATACCCACGTCCCTCGGGTGGAGTGCTCCCCAGTTGGGCCTCCAGGATGACTTCTGCCTTTCTGCTCTAGTACCCCAGAACGCCCTGCCTTCGGATCTCCTAGAGAATGCCCTGTGTGGTGTGGCCTTTGGCCTCGGTGTGCTAGGCACCATCATGGGCATTGTCTTCTTCCTCTGCTCCCAGAGACCGTGCTCAGGTGGTAAGTCACCGGGGAAGGTCAGGGAACCTGGGACAAGAGTGCCGTGTCAGTGTGTGCCAGGATTCTCCACTTGGCCTGTATACTCTTTCCTGGTAGCTGGGGACCCTGTTACAGACACAGTTATTTGGGAGCACAGAAACAGCTTGGAGTAGGGGAAGAGGGGATCTGAGAACAAGGAGAGTCAGCACTCCGTTGGGAGTTCTGTGAGGGGCAGGGGGGAGACACTTGAGGAAGGGAGAGGCTCCTTATGGTGACTTCCCTGCACTCTGCTC is part of the Mus musculus strain C57BL/6J chromosome 17, GRCm38.p6 C57BL/6J genome and harbors:
- the H2-DMa gene encoding class II histocompatibility antigen, M alpha chain isoform X1, which gives rise to MEHEQKSGAVLLRLLRLLWLLPHSWAVLEASTPVFWDDPQNHTFRHTLFCQDGIPNIGLSETYDEDELFSFDFSQNTRVPRLPDFAEWAQGQGDASAIAFDKSFCEMLMREVSPKLEGQIPVSRGLPVAEVFTLKPLEFGKPNTLVCFISNLFPPTLTVNWQLHSAPVEGASPTSISAVDGLTFQAFSYLNFTPEPFDLYSCTVTHEIDRYTAIAYWVPQNALPSDLLENALCGVAFGLGVLGTIMGIVFFLCSQRPCSGD